In Cynocephalus volans isolate mCynVol1 chromosome 13, mCynVol1.pri, whole genome shotgun sequence, a genomic segment contains:
- the DLC1 gene encoding rho GTPase-activating protein 7 isoform X2, giving the protein MGDPQAHVMARPLRSALRRSFSDHIRDSTARALDAIWKNSRDRRLAEIEAKEACDWLRATGFPQYAQLYEDLLFPIDITLVKREHDFLDRDAIEALCRRLNTLNKCAVMKLEISPHRKRSEDSDEDEPCAISGKWTFQRDSKRWSRLEEFDVFSPKQDPVPGSPDESHLHVAMSHESMLRDLSERQEVSSILSLSSTGSLPTHTPGRGDAATPRTSSSISVCSSGNVVGNDDSFCSLPSPKELSSFSFSMKGHEKNAKSKTRSLLKRMESLKLKGSHHSKHKAPSKLGLVISGPVLQEGVDEEKLKQLNCVDISALNGNHINVPMVRKRSVSNSTQTSSSSSQSETSSVVSTPSPVTRTRSLSACNKRVGMYLEGFDPFNQSTFTNVMEQNFKNRESYPEDTVFYIPDDHKPGTFPKALSNGSFSPSGTNSSVNWRTGSFHGPGHISLRRENSSDSPKDLKRRNSSSSLSSRLSIYDNVPGSILYSSSGDLVDLEHEDIFPELDDILYHVKGMQRIVNQWSEKFSDEGDSDSALDSVSPCPSSPKQIHLDVDHDRTTPSDLDSTGNSLNEPEEPSDIPERRDSGVGASLTRSNRHRLRWHSFQSSHRPSLNSVSLQINCQSVVQMNLLQKYSLLKLTALLEKYTPSNKHGFSWAVPKFMKRIKVPDYKDRNVFGVPLTVNVQRTGQPLPQSIQQAMRYLRNHCLDQVGLFRKSGVKSRIQALRQMNESAIDCVSYEGQSAYDVADMLKQYFRDLPEPLMTNKLSETFLQIYQYVPKDQRLQAIKAAVMLLPDENREVLQTLLYFLSDVTAAVKENQMTPTNLAVCLAPSLFHLNTLKRENSSPRVMQRKQSLGKPDQKDLNENLAATQGLAHMIAECKKLFQVSEGPPLRLWRSTIEVPAMPEEILKRLLKEQHLWDVDLLESKVIEILDSQTEIYQYVQNSMAPHPARDYVVLRTWRTNLPKGACALLLTSVDHDRAPVAGVRVNVLLSRYLIEPCGPGKSKLTYMCRADLRGHMPEWYTKSFGHLCAAEVVKIRDSFSNQNAETKDTRSR; this is encoded by the exons GCGtctaaatactttaaataaatgtgCGGTGATGAAGCTAGAAATTAGTCCTCATCGGAAGAGA AGCGAGGATTCAGACGAGGACGAGCCTTGTGCAATAAGTGGAAAATGGACTTTTCAGAGGGACAGCAAGAGGTGGTCCCGACTTGAAGAGTTTGATGTCTTTTCTCCAAAGCAGGACCCAGTTCCTGGGTCCCCAGATGAGTCCCACCTACACGTGGCCATGAGCCATGAAAGCATGTTGAGGGACCTCAGCGAGCGCCAGGAGGTGTCTTCCATCCTCAGCCTCAGCAGCACCGGCAGCCTCCCCACGCACACGCCCGGCCGCGGGGACGCCGCCACACCCCGGACTAGCTCCAGCATTAGCGTCTGCTCCTCTGGCAACGTGGTGGGCAATGATGACTCTTTCTGCAGCCTGCCCTCTCCCAAGGAACTGTCCAGCTTCAGCTTTAGCATGAAAGGCCATGAGAAGAACGCCAAGTCCAAGACGCGCAGTCTGCTGAAGCGGATGGAGAGCTTGAAGCTCAAGGGCTCCCACCACAGCAAGCACAAAGCGCCCTCAAAGCTGGGGCTGGTCATCAGCGGGCCCGTCCTGCAGGAGGGCGTGGACGAGGAGAAGCTGAAGCAGCTGAACTGCGTGGACATCTCTGCCCTCAATGGCAACCACATCAACGTCCCCATGGTACGAAAGAGGAGCGTTTCCAACTCCAcgcagaccagcagcagcagcagccagtcTGAGACCAGCAGCGTGGTCAGCACGCCCAGCCCTGTCACCAggacccgcagcctcagcgcctGCAACAAGCGGGTGGGCATGTATTTAGAGGGCTTTGATCCTTTCAATCAGTCGACATTTACCAACGTGATGGAACAGAACTTTAAAAACCGTGAGAGCTACCCAGAGGACACAGTGTTCTACATCCCCGACGATCACAAGCCCGGCACCTTCCCCAAGGCCCTCTCCAATGGCAGTTTCTCCCCCTCTGGGACGAACAGCTCTGTGAACTGGAGGACGGGAAGCTTCCACGGCCCCGGCCACATCAGCCTACGGAGAGAAAACAGCAGCGACAGCCCGAAGGACCTGAAGAGACGCAATTCCTCAAGCTCCCTGAGCAGCCGCCTGAGCATCTACGATAACGTGCCGGGCTCCATTCTCTATTCCAGTTCAGGTGACCTTGTTGACCTGGAGCACGAGGACATCTTCCCTGAGCTGGATGACATCCTCTACCACGTGAAGGGGATGCAGCGGATAGTCAACCAGTGGTCAGAGAAGTTCTCAGATGAGGGAGACTCTGACTCGGCCCTGGACTCGGTCTCTCCTTGCCCGTCCTCTCCAAAACAGATACACCTGGACGTGGACCACGATCGAACCACCCCCAGTGACCTGGACAGCACAGGAAACTCCCTGAATGAACCCGAAGAGCCCTCCGACATCCCGGAACGGAGGGATTCCGGGGTTGGGGCTTCCCTGACCAGGTCCAACAG ACACAGACTGAGGTGGCACAGTTTCCAGAGCTCTCATCGGCCAAGTTTAAACTCTGTATCGCTGCAGATTAACTGCCAGTCTGTGGTGCAGATGAATCTGCTGCAGAAATACTCGCTCCTGAAGTTAACGGCCCTGCTGGAGAAATACACGCCTTCTAACAAGCATGGTTTCAGCTG GGCTGTGCCCAAGttcatgaaaaggatcaaggttCCAGACTACAAGGACCGGAATGTGTTCGGGGTCCCTCTGACGGTCAATGTGCAGCgcacaggacagcccctgccCCAGAGCATTCAGCAGGCCATGCGCTACCTCCGCAACCATTGTTTAGATCAG GTTGGGCTCTTCAGAAAATCAGGTGTCAAATCCCGGATTCAGGCTCTGCGCCAGATGAATGAAAGTGCCATCGACTGTGTCAGCTATGAAGGACAGTCTGCCTATGACGTGGCAGACATGTTGAAGCAGTATTTTCGAGATCTTCCTGAGCCACTCATGACGAACAAACTCTCAGAAACCTTTCTGCAGATCTACCAGT ATGTACCCAAGGACCAGCGCCTCCAGGCCATCAAGGCCGCCGTTATGCTCCTGCCTGATGAGAACCGCGAGGTCCTACAGACGCTTCTTTATTTCTTGAGCGATGTCACAGCAGCTGtaaaagaaaaccagatgactCCCACCAACCTGGCCGTGTGCTTAGCGCCTTCCCTCTTCCACCTCAACACCCTGAAGAGAGAGAATTCTTCTCCAAG GGTGatgcaaagaaaacaaagtttgggCAAACCAGATCAGAAAGATTTGAATGAAAACCTAGCTGCCACTCAAGGGCTGGCCCATATGATTGCTGAGTGCAAGAAGCTTTTCCAG GTGAGTGAAGGACCCCCTCTGAGGCTCTGGAGGTCAACCATCGAAGTCCCTGCCATGCCTGAGGAAATCTTAAAGCGTCTCCTGAAAGAGCAGCATCTCTGGGATGTAGACTTGTTGGAATCAAAAGTGATTGAAATCCTGGACAGCCAAACTGAGATTTACCAGTATGTCCAGAACAGTATGGCACCTCACCCTGCTCGGGACTACGTTGTTTTGAG AACATGGAGGACCAACTTACCCAAGGGGGCGTGCGCCCTTTTGCTCACCTCCGTGGACCACGATCGGGCACCGGTGGCAGGTGTGAGGGTGAATGTGCTCTTGTCCAGGTATTTGATCGAACCCTGCGGGCCAGGAAAATCCAAACTCACCTACATGTGCAGAGCTGACTTACG GGGCCACATGCCAGAGTGGTACACAAAGTCTTTTGGACATTTATGTGCAGCTGAAGTTGTAAAGATCCGTGATTCCTTCAGTAATCAGAACGCTGAAACCAAAGACACCAGGTCTAGGTGA